The following proteins are co-located in the Cydia fagiglandana chromosome 2, ilCydFagi1.1, whole genome shotgun sequence genome:
- the LOC134679670 gene encoding uncharacterized protein LOC134679670, translating to MGKVCIVNSCQSGRKRKKQKNVTKSVSFFQPTTPARLESWKKSLGIALKANDYICHLHFKEENINMYEKLTIKGELKYIPTQRKTLKEEAVPTIEHQFIPIPEHELQANTIHIEESFEPYPNQPKDEQQQQINAEQQELSEDQNDSNNLMDYEMIQQDFAEPLFSQYQDTNVKINPIENFKSKFRAFSLLPPFWLHAENPNGLEFMRMDPKTQKIKHHIRLNDDLTVTVIFPNNEQLPLKEKINSYDNTYDYLKSVERWPLCVGTQIDDNK from the exons atgggaaaagtttgcatcgtaaacagttgccaaagtgggcgtaagaggaaaaaacagaaaaatgttacgaaatccgtatcttttttccaaccaacg actccggcacggttagaaagttggaaaaagtcgttaggaattgcattaaaagcaaatgattatatttgccatcttcattttaaagaagaaaatataaatatgtacgaaaagttaactattaaaGGAGAGCTCAAATATATTCCTACACAAAGAAAAACGCTTAAGGAAGAAGCTGTGCCCACGATTGAGCATCAGTTTATTCCCATTCCCGAACATGAACTCCAAGCCAATACTATTCACATAGAGGAATCTTTCGAACCATACCCCAATCAACCTAAGGACGAGCAGCAACAACAAATCAATGCCGAGCAACAGGAATTATCAGAAGATCAAAATGATTCTAATAATTTAATGGATTATGAAATGATACAACAGGACTTTGCGGAACCATTGTTTAGTCAATATCAGGATACTAATGTAAAAATTAATCCAATagagaattttaaaagtaagtttcgggcattttcgttgttgccgcctttttggctacatgcagaaaatcctaatgggctggaatttatgcgaatggatccaaaaactcagaagattaaacatcatatacgtttaaacgatgatctaactgtcact gtaatttttcccaataatgaacaattgccactaaaggagaaaattaattcatatgacaacacctacgattacttaaaatcggttgaaagatggcctttgtgcgttggtactcagattgacgacaataagtaa